Proteins from a genomic interval of Rhodothermus marinus:
- a CDS encoding adenine nucleotide alpha hydrolase, producing MKTPVLVSWSGGKDSALALYRTLHDPNWQVVGLLCTISQPYDRITMHGVRRALIEQQVAAMNVAPMIPIFLPPEASNEVYEAAWAEALRPFIAQGVRHVAFGDIFLEDIRAYREQQLAKLDMRPVFPIWTGSRRRTDSLALLDEFWNAGFRTRIVCVDARHLGPEWAGRELTPKAVEKLPEAVDPCGENGEFHTFVFDGPLFRHPVRHRLGRRVARRGFHFRDLVPSK from the coding sequence ATGAAAACGCCCGTGCTTGTCTCCTGGAGTGGCGGCAAAGACAGCGCCCTGGCGCTTTATCGAACCCTGCACGATCCGAACTGGCAGGTGGTCGGATTGCTGTGCACGATCAGCCAGCCATACGACCGGATCACCATGCACGGTGTCCGGCGCGCGCTGATCGAACAGCAGGTAGCCGCCATGAACGTAGCGCCCATGATCCCGATCTTCCTGCCACCCGAGGCGTCGAACGAAGTGTACGAAGCGGCCTGGGCGGAAGCGCTGCGTCCGTTCATTGCACAGGGCGTCCGGCACGTGGCGTTCGGCGACATTTTTCTGGAAGACATTCGCGCCTACCGGGAGCAGCAGCTGGCGAAGCTGGACATGAGACCGGTTTTTCCGATCTGGACCGGTAGCCGTAGGCGCACCGACAGCCTGGCCCTGCTGGACGAATTCTGGAACGCGGGCTTTCGCACGCGCATCGTGTGCGTCGATGCACGACACCTCGGTCCAGAATGGGCCGGCCGTGAACTGACCCCGAAGGCGGTAGAGAAGCTACCGGAAGCCGTCGATCCCTGCGGTGAAAACGGTGAATTCCACACGTTCGTCTTTGACGGGCCGCTGTTTCGCCATCCGGTCCGACACCGGCTCGGCCGACGCGTCGCCCGCCGGGGTTTTCATTTTCGCGATCTGGTTCCCTCTAAATGA
- a CDS encoding HAD family hydrolase, with translation MHLLLFDIDGTLIRTRGFGRQTMEAALSEWLGRPVTTEGVDFAGRTDPAILLDILKASGLPEHTARHLLPEALEVYSRAMIRRLRPEHLEVLPGVVMLLEELSEWPDVYLGLVTGNLRPVAFHKLAMAGLAGYFGEGAFGCDHANRNELPPLAIERIREATGYPFTGADALIIGDTPHDVACARHAGASVAVVCTGGYSRDALEACRPDLLLEDLSDPEPLFELLTRQALSRKAS, from the coding sequence GTGCATCTGCTGCTGTTCGACATCGACGGAACGCTGATCCGCACGCGCGGCTTCGGGCGCCAGACCATGGAGGCCGCGCTTTCGGAATGGCTGGGACGTCCGGTCACCACCGAAGGCGTCGATTTTGCCGGCCGCACGGATCCGGCCATTCTGCTGGACATCCTGAAGGCCAGCGGATTGCCCGAGCACACTGCCCGTCACCTGCTCCCCGAAGCGCTGGAAGTCTACAGCCGGGCCATGATCCGGCGGCTCCGGCCCGAACATCTCGAAGTGCTGCCCGGTGTGGTCATGCTGCTGGAAGAGCTGAGCGAATGGCCCGACGTTTACCTTGGGCTGGTGACGGGCAACCTGCGCCCGGTCGCCTTTCACAAGCTGGCCATGGCGGGCCTGGCCGGGTATTTCGGGGAGGGCGCCTTCGGCTGCGATCATGCCAACCGCAACGAACTGCCCCCGCTGGCCATCGAGCGTATCCGCGAAGCCACGGGTTATCCGTTCACCGGCGCCGACGCCTTAATCATCGGCGACACGCCGCACGACGTCGCCTGCGCCCGGCATGCCGGCGCTTCGGTGGCCGTCGTCTGCACGGGTGGTTATTCGCGCGATGCCCTGGAGGCCTGTCGGCCCGATCTGCTGCTGGAGGATCTGAGCGATCCGGAGCCGCTTTTTGAACTGTTGACGCGACAGGCCCTTTCACGCAAAGCGTCGTAG
- a CDS encoding fructosamine kinase family protein: MTLPAALQEALAKALGCPIRHAVPVGGGCIAQACRVETDRGPYFLKWGPPEVARTFAAEAAGLQALRAAGSPLVIPEVVALAEAWPDCPGFLLMEWIESGRPGPRFWEHFGEGLARLHRHLGPRYGFDQDNFIGRMPQENTWEDDWPTFFWRHRIEPQVRWARERGRWERSWDRWLERLEARLPELLPARPPASILHGDLWSGNFMVTADGRAALIDPAVYYGDRETDLAMTELFGGFDARFYAAYRVAWPLEPGYEERRELYNLYHLINHLNLFGGGYAAGVARTLRRFA, translated from the coding sequence ATGACGCTGCCTGCCGCGTTGCAGGAAGCACTGGCGAAGGCACTGGGCTGCCCGATCCGTCACGCCGTGCCCGTCGGAGGCGGTTGCATTGCGCAGGCCTGCCGGGTCGAAACGGACCGGGGACCGTACTTTCTGAAATGGGGCCCGCCCGAGGTGGCACGTACCTTCGCGGCCGAAGCGGCCGGCCTGCAGGCACTCCGTGCGGCCGGGAGTCCGCTGGTGATCCCCGAGGTCGTGGCGCTGGCCGAGGCGTGGCCGGATTGCCCCGGCTTCCTGCTCATGGAATGGATCGAGTCCGGCCGTCCCGGCCCCCGTTTCTGGGAACACTTCGGCGAAGGGCTGGCCCGGTTGCACCGGCATCTGGGGCCCCGCTACGGGTTCGATCAGGACAATTTCATCGGTCGGATGCCCCAGGAAAACACCTGGGAGGACGACTGGCCGACCTTCTTCTGGCGACATCGCATCGAACCGCAGGTGCGCTGGGCACGTGAGCGGGGGCGCTGGGAGCGGAGCTGGGATCGCTGGCTGGAGCGCCTCGAAGCCAGGCTGCCGGAGCTACTGCCGGCACGCCCGCCGGCCTCGATCCTGCATGGCGATCTCTGGAGCGGTAATTTCATGGTGACCGCCGATGGTCGCGCCGCTTTGATCGATCCGGCCGTCTACTATGGCGATCGGGAGACCGACCTGGCGATGACCGAACTGTTCGGCGGGTTCGACGCGCGCTTTTATGCGGCCTATCGGGTGGCCTGGCCGCTGGAGCCGGGCTACGAGGAGCGGCGGGAGCTGTACAACCTCTACCACCTGATCAACCACCTGAACCTTTTCGGCGGCGGCTATGCCGCAGGCGTGGCGCGCACGCTACGACGCTTTGCGTGA
- a CDS encoding serine hydrolase domain-containing protein: protein MRRLRFYGLLLLLAVAPALKAQRAPRYAVAPAPPHASLLVQVRDSIDALMRRYGVPGLSAAIGVNGKLIWAEGFGYADVENRVPMLPQTKLRVASVSKSLTSAALGLLVEQGKLDLDAPVQRYVPTFPKKRWPITTRQLAGHLAGIRHYRDQEFYSMKHYDSVVEALEVFKDDTLLFRPGTRYSYSSYGWNLISAVIEGASGEPFLQFMRRYVFDPLGMHDTVAEHVDSLIMYRARFYVYRDSLLMNAPYVDNSVKWAGGGFLSTAPDLVRFGNGLLTGRLLKPETVQLLFTSQRTEDGQETGYGMGWRVGEHLGRHFVWHTGGAVGGSSVLVLLPEAQVVVALIANLQGVRLAPLGFWIADQVAQHVVEAAAAVPSD, encoded by the coding sequence ATGCGTCGGCTCCGGTTTTATGGCCTGTTGCTGCTGCTGGCCGTGGCGCCGGCCCTGAAGGCGCAGCGGGCACCGCGCTATGCCGTGGCACCTGCCCCGCCACACGCCTCGCTACTGGTGCAGGTCCGGGACTCCATCGATGCGCTGATGCGGCGTTACGGAGTGCCCGGGCTTTCGGCGGCCATCGGGGTGAACGGTAAACTTATCTGGGCGGAGGGATTCGGCTATGCCGATGTGGAAAATCGCGTCCCCATGCTGCCGCAGACAAAGTTGCGCGTGGCCAGTGTGTCGAAGTCGTTGACGTCGGCCGCACTGGGACTGCTGGTCGAGCAGGGGAAGCTGGACCTGGACGCCCCGGTGCAGCGCTACGTGCCCACCTTTCCGAAAAAACGCTGGCCGATCACGACCCGTCAACTGGCCGGACATCTGGCGGGCATCCGGCACTACCGCGATCAGGAATTTTACAGCATGAAACACTACGATTCGGTGGTGGAGGCCCTGGAAGTCTTCAAAGATGACACTTTGCTCTTCCGGCCGGGCACGCGCTACTCGTATTCCAGCTATGGATGGAATCTGATCAGCGCGGTCATTGAGGGGGCCTCCGGTGAGCCGTTCCTGCAGTTCATGCGCCGCTATGTGTTCGACCCGCTGGGCATGCACGACACGGTGGCCGAGCATGTCGACAGCCTGATCATGTACCGCGCGCGTTTCTATGTCTACCGGGATAGTTTGCTGATGAACGCGCCCTACGTGGACAATAGCGTCAAATGGGCCGGCGGTGGGTTTCTATCGACGGCACCGGACCTGGTGCGTTTCGGTAACGGACTGCTGACCGGGCGCCTGCTGAAGCCGGAGACGGTCCAGTTGCTGTTTACCTCGCAGCGCACCGAAGACGGTCAGGAGACGGGCTACGGCATGGGGTGGCGGGTCGGCGAGCACCTGGGACGCCACTTTGTCTGGCATACCGGAGGCGCCGTGGGTGGCAGCTCGGTACTCGTGCTGCTACCCGAAGCACAGGTGGTCGTCGCGCTGATTGCCAATCTGCAGGGGGTGCGACTGGCGCCGCTGGGGTTCTGGATCGCCGATCAGGTGGCTCAGCACGTGGTGGAAGCGGCCGCGGCCGTTCCCTCCGATTAA
- the hemN gene encoding oxygen-independent coproporphyrinogen III oxidase, producing MQVSPALVEKYNRPGPRYTSYPPAPHFRPGMTPKTVVAMIRADNERPDPEPLSLYVHLPFCRSLCYYCGCHMIVTHRPEKIARYLDYLEKEIALVSRWVAPDRPVVQLHWGGGTPTYLAPEQIVALMDLLRRHFHFAPDAEIGIEADPRGLTRAHLEAARQAGFNRISFGVQDLDPTVQQAINRVQPYEQVAEVTRWARELGFESISYDLIYGLPHQHLAQFEQTIRQVIDLGPDRISLFSYAHVPWKKKHQRLIREEWLPRPAEKLQLFLRAVELLTTEGGYRYIGMDHFARPEDPLSRALDEGTLQRNFQGYSTHGGTELYAFGISAISQLRDAYVQNVLTLPEYYAALDRGQLPVGKGYVLTEEDRLRRHVIMSLMCHFRLNIPDVERRFGIDFAAHFSEPLARLEEMEADGLVVRRPDVIEVTETGRFFIRNVAMAFDAYLQATSDRPMYSQTV from the coding sequence ATGCAGGTGTCGCCGGCGCTGGTGGAGAAGTATAATCGTCCCGGACCGCGCTACACGAGCTATCCGCCCGCGCCCCATTTCCGGCCGGGGATGACGCCGAAGACGGTGGTGGCGATGATCCGGGCCGACAACGAGCGCCCCGATCCCGAGCCACTCTCGCTGTACGTGCACCTGCCGTTCTGCCGCTCGCTCTGCTACTACTGCGGTTGTCACATGATCGTCACGCACCGGCCGGAGAAGATCGCCCGCTACCTGGACTACCTGGAAAAAGAGATCGCGCTGGTCAGCCGGTGGGTGGCGCCCGACCGTCCCGTCGTGCAGCTGCACTGGGGCGGCGGCACCCCGACCTACCTGGCGCCCGAGCAGATCGTGGCGCTGATGGACCTGCTCCGGCGGCACTTTCACTTTGCGCCGGACGCCGAGATCGGCATCGAGGCAGACCCGCGTGGCCTGACCCGTGCCCATCTGGAGGCGGCCCGGCAGGCCGGATTCAACCGGATCAGCTTCGGCGTGCAGGATCTGGATCCCACCGTCCAGCAGGCCATCAACCGGGTGCAACCCTACGAGCAGGTGGCCGAGGTCACGCGCTGGGCACGTGAGCTGGGCTTCGAGAGCATCAGCTACGACCTGATCTACGGGTTGCCGCACCAGCACCTGGCACAGTTCGAGCAGACCATCCGCCAGGTGATCGACCTGGGACCCGATCGCATTTCGCTGTTCAGCTATGCGCACGTGCCCTGGAAGAAAAAGCACCAGCGGCTTATCCGTGAGGAGTGGCTGCCCCGACCGGCCGAAAAACTGCAACTTTTCCTGCGGGCCGTCGAGCTATTGACCACCGAGGGCGGCTACCGCTACATTGGCATGGATCACTTTGCGCGGCCGGAAGATCCGCTCAGCCGCGCGCTCGATGAAGGCACGCTCCAGCGTAACTTTCAGGGCTACTCCACGCATGGCGGCACCGAACTGTACGCGTTCGGTATTTCGGCCATCAGCCAGCTCCGTGACGCCTATGTGCAGAATGTGCTAACGCTTCCCGAATACTATGCGGCGCTGGACCGGGGACAACTTCCGGTGGGGAAGGGTTATGTGCTGACCGAAGAGGATCGGCTCCGGCGGCACGTGATCATGTCGCTCATGTGTCACTTTCGGCTGAACATTCCCGACGTTGAACGACGCTTCGGGATCGACTTCGCGGCACACTTTTCCGAGCCGCTGGCACGGCTCGAGGAAATGGAAGCCGACGGGCTGGTCGTGCGCCGACCCGACGTGATCGAGGTCACCGAAACCGGCCGTTTCTTCATCCGCAACGTGGCCATGGCTTTCGACGCCTATCTGCAGGCCACATCCGACCGCCCCATGTATTCCCAGACGGTGTAA
- a CDS encoding N-acyl-D-amino-acid deacylase family protein, with the protein MLTLLLALCIGLVAGSTPIHLDTIYTVILEGGTVYDGTGKAPFVADVGLVGDRIAAIGDLKEARAALRLNVEGLAVAPGFIDIHSHAVRGGPETSGIFRQPLAENYIRQGVTTVFAGQDGSSPLPIDEFLARFELTPAAINLGLFVGHGSVRRAVMGNENRDPTPEELEQMKALVAQAMEEGAWGLSSGLKYVPGAYARTEEVIELARVAGRYGGIYITHMRDEGLHVLESVKETIRIGREGSLPAQITHAKVIGPRMWGKSREMLRLVDEALQAGLDVSMDQYPYTASSTDISVLFPAWALEGGREDIVARLRDPETRHKIKEAVIFNLREDRGGGDPSRVQLAFCRWDTTLNGKNLAQVLQEQGRPVTVAEAAELVLEIQERGGCTGIFHAMSEEDVERIMQHPRTMICSDGGIPDPGVGVPHPRNYGAFARVLARYVRKRSILTPEEAIHKMTGLPAWRLNLKDRGVLRPGAYADVVVLDLNRVQDRATFTNPHQYAEGIVHVFVNGQAVLLDGELTGARPGRALRKGQDG; encoded by the coding sequence ATGCTTACCCTGCTACTGGCGCTGTGCATCGGACTGGTTGCCGGCTCTACACCGATACACCTCGACACGATCTACACGGTCATTCTGGAAGGCGGCACCGTTTACGACGGCACCGGAAAGGCGCCGTTTGTGGCCGACGTGGGACTGGTCGGCGATCGCATTGCTGCCATTGGTGATCTGAAGGAGGCGCGTGCGGCGCTCCGGCTGAATGTCGAAGGGCTGGCCGTAGCCCCCGGTTTTATCGACATCCACAGCCACGCCGTACGGGGAGGCCCTGAAACCAGCGGCATCTTCCGCCAGCCACTGGCCGAAAACTACATCCGCCAGGGTGTCACCACGGTGTTTGCCGGGCAGGACGGCTCCTCGCCGCTGCCCATCGACGAATTTCTGGCGCGCTTTGAGCTGACCCCGGCCGCCATCAATCTGGGGCTGTTCGTAGGCCACGGGAGCGTCCGTCGTGCCGTCATGGGCAACGAAAACCGCGATCCCACTCCGGAGGAGCTGGAGCAGATGAAAGCCCTGGTGGCACAGGCCATGGAAGAAGGGGCCTGGGGTCTGTCATCCGGGCTGAAGTACGTTCCCGGCGCCTACGCGCGCACCGAAGAGGTCATCGAGCTGGCCCGCGTGGCCGGTCGCTACGGCGGGATCTATATCACACACATGCGGGATGAGGGATTACACGTGCTCGAAAGCGTCAAAGAAACCATCCGGATCGGCCGTGAAGGTAGCCTGCCGGCGCAGATCACCCATGCCAAAGTGATCGGCCCGCGCATGTGGGGCAAAAGCCGGGAAATGCTGCGTCTGGTGGACGAGGCCCTGCAGGCCGGGCTCGACGTCTCCATGGACCAGTATCCCTATACAGCCTCCAGCACAGACATCAGCGTGCTGTTTCCGGCCTGGGCGCTGGAGGGAGGTCGCGAAGACATCGTCGCCCGGCTGCGCGACCCGGAAACTCGCCACAAAATCAAAGAGGCCGTCATCTTCAACCTGCGCGAGGATCGGGGTGGCGGCGATCCGTCCCGCGTACAACTGGCCTTCTGTCGCTGGGACACGACACTGAACGGCAAAAATCTGGCCCAGGTGCTGCAGGAGCAGGGACGGCCGGTTACTGTCGCAGAGGCGGCCGAGCTGGTGCTGGAAATCCAGGAGCGAGGCGGCTGCACGGGTATCTTCCATGCCATGAGCGAGGAGGACGTCGAGCGCATCATGCAGCATCCCCGCACGATGATCTGCTCCGACGGCGGCATCCCGGACCCCGGCGTCGGTGTCCCTCATCCACGTAACTACGGTGCCTTTGCCCGCGTGCTGGCCCGCTACGTACGCAAGCGGAGCATTCTCACGCCCGAGGAGGCAATTCACAAGATGACCGGCCTGCCCGCCTGGCGCCTCAACCTGAAAGACCGCGGCGTGCTACGCCCGGGCGCCTATGCGGATGTAGTTGTGCTGGACCTAAACCGCGTGCAGGACCGCGCCACGTTCACGAATCCTCACCAGTACGCCGAGGGCATCGTGCACGTGTTTGTCAACGGCCAGGCCGTACTGCTTGACGGCGAGCTTACCGGCGCGCGTCCTGGTCGCGCCCTGCGTAAAGGACAGGATGGATGA
- a CDS encoding glycosyltransferase family 4 protein, with amino-acid sequence MEGARIRRIAFVGNYLPRQCGIATFTTDLCEAVAAAAPETTCFAVPINDRPEGYAYPPRVRFEILEEDLTAYRRAAEFLNINDVDVVCLQHEYGIFGGPAGSHVLTLVRELRMPVVTTLHTILREPNAEQRAVLEELTALSDRVVVMTQRGKEFLQTIYGVPESKIDLIPHGIPDVPFVDPNFYKDRFGVEGKIVLLTFGLLSRNKGIEYVIEALPAVLERHPNVVYIVLGATHPHVRQVEGESYRLFLQRRARELGIEEHVIFHNRFVSLEELVEFIGAADIYLTPYLNREQITSGTLAYTVGCGKAVISTPYWHAEELLADGRGILVPFRDAKAIAEAVNRLLDDEAERHAIRKRAYLYGRQMIWPVVAQRYLESFERARAAGTTRTRVAIPTLNQRPDELPVLKLDHLKRLTDDTGILQHATYTVPNYDEGYTTDDNARALIVAVLLEELGGKTATEAPELATRYLAFLWHAFNPETGRFRNFLDYNRHWLEAVGSEDSHARALWGLGYVVGRSRRPGLWKLAGRLFDEALPAALAFTSPRAWAFTILGVQEYLRRFYGDRTALQARETLADRLFQLYQKNRRDDWRWFEDRLTYANARMPHALMMAGYWTGRSEWLEAGLESLRWLVGVQQDKQGNFVPIGNDGFYLRGKKRPRFDQQPIEAHATVSACLEAYRITNDAFWYREARRAFEWFLGRNQLGVPLYDPSTGGCCDGLQPNGVNENQGAESTLAFLLSLLEMKLAEAYLPLQQKRVEQRMVESAGVANGASAEI; translated from the coding sequence ATGGAGGGGGCTCGCATACGGCGGATCGCCTTCGTGGGTAACTATCTGCCGCGCCAGTGCGGCATTGCCACGTTCACCACGGACCTGTGCGAAGCCGTTGCGGCGGCCGCTCCCGAAACCACCTGCTTTGCCGTCCCGATCAACGATCGTCCGGAAGGATACGCCTACCCGCCCCGTGTGCGGTTTGAAATCCTCGAAGAGGACCTGACGGCTTACCGGCGTGCCGCCGAGTTCCTGAACATCAACGATGTGGACGTGGTCTGCCTGCAGCACGAATACGGGATCTTCGGAGGCCCTGCCGGTAGCCACGTGCTGACGCTCGTGCGCGAGCTGCGCATGCCCGTCGTGACCACGCTGCACACGATCCTGCGCGAGCCGAACGCCGAGCAACGGGCCGTGCTCGAAGAATTGACGGCGCTTTCGGATCGTGTGGTCGTGATGACGCAGCGGGGCAAGGAATTCCTGCAGACGATCTACGGCGTGCCGGAAAGCAAAATCGATCTGATTCCGCACGGGATCCCGGACGTGCCCTTCGTGGACCCGAACTTCTACAAAGACCGCTTCGGGGTCGAGGGCAAGATCGTGCTGCTGACGTTCGGGCTGCTTTCGCGTAACAAGGGCATCGAGTACGTGATCGAGGCCCTGCCGGCCGTTCTGGAGCGGCACCCGAACGTCGTGTACATCGTGCTGGGCGCCACGCATCCGCACGTGCGCCAGGTGGAGGGCGAAAGCTACCGGCTCTTCCTGCAGCGTCGCGCGCGGGAGCTGGGCATCGAGGAGCATGTGATCTTCCACAACCGGTTCGTCAGCCTGGAGGAACTGGTCGAGTTCATCGGCGCGGCGGACATCTACCTGACGCCCTATCTGAACCGGGAGCAGATCACCTCGGGTACGCTGGCCTACACGGTCGGCTGCGGCAAGGCGGTGATCTCGACGCCTTACTGGCACGCCGAAGAGCTGCTGGCCGACGGACGGGGCATTCTGGTGCCGTTCCGGGACGCGAAGGCCATTGCCGAGGCGGTCAACCGGCTGCTGGACGACGAGGCCGAGCGCCATGCCATCCGGAAGCGAGCCTACCTGTACGGCCGCCAGATGATCTGGCCGGTGGTGGCGCAGCGCTATCTGGAGAGCTTCGAACGGGCCCGCGCGGCCGGCACCACCCGCACGCGCGTGGCCATCCCGACGCTCAACCAGCGCCCGGATGAGCTGCCCGTGCTCAAGCTGGATCATCTCAAGCGCCTGACTGACGACACGGGCATCTTGCAGCACGCCACCTACACGGTACCCAACTACGACGAGGGATACACCACCGACGACAACGCGCGGGCTTTGATCGTGGCCGTGTTGCTCGAAGAACTGGGCGGCAAGACGGCCACCGAAGCGCCCGAGCTGGCCACGCGCTACCTGGCCTTCCTCTGGCACGCCTTCAATCCGGAAACCGGCCGTTTTCGCAACTTCCTGGACTACAATCGCCACTGGCTTGAAGCCGTCGGCTCCGAAGACAGTCACGCCCGGGCCCTCTGGGGACTGGGCTACGTCGTCGGGCGCTCGCGGCGCCCGGGGCTCTGGAAGCTGGCCGGACGCCTCTTCGACGAGGCGCTGCCCGCTGCGCTGGCGTTTACCAGTCCGCGCGCCTGGGCCTTCACGATTCTGGGCGTGCAGGAATACCTGCGGCGCTTCTACGGAGACCGGACGGCCCTCCAGGCCCGTGAGACGCTGGCCGATCGGCTCTTTCAGCTCTACCAGAAAAACCGGCGTGACGACTGGCGCTGGTTCGAAGATCGGCTTACCTATGCCAATGCGCGCATGCCCCATGCGCTCATGATGGCCGGCTACTGGACCGGCCGTTCGGAATGGCTGGAGGCCGGGCTGGAGTCGCTGCGCTGGCTGGTCGGCGTGCAGCAGGACAAACAGGGCAACTTTGTGCCGATCGGCAATGATGGGTTCTATTTGCGCGGAAAGAAACGTCCCCGTTTCGATCAGCAGCCCATCGAGGCGCATGCGACGGTCTCGGCCTGCCTGGAAGCCTACCGAATCACGAACGATGCGTTCTGGTATCGCGAGGCGCGCCGGGCTTTCGAGTGGTTCTTGGGACGTAACCAGCTCGGCGTGCCGCTTTACGATCCATCCACCGGAGGCTGCTGCGACGGATTGCAACCCAACGGCGTCAACGAAAACCAGGGCGCCGAATCGACGCTCGCCTTCCTGCTGTCGCTGCTGGAGATGAAACTGGCCGAGGCGTACCTGCCGCTGCAGCAGAAGCGCGTGGAACAGCGGATGGTCGAATCGGCCGGTGTGGCCAATGGGGCATCTGCAGAAATCTGA
- the xseA gene encoding exodeoxyribonuclease VII large subunit, whose product MESLFDFAFEPRIWRVGELAEALCETVESLYDELIVEGELSNFRRHRQSGHCYFTLQDGGAQLRCVMWARQVQRLYFRPEDGHQVQVRGRLTFYKPRGELQLIATSMTLAGAGARQQAFEALKRRLEAEGLFDPDRKRPLPRFPRRIGVVTSDSGAALQDILSILRRRFPVVEVLHCPVRVQGLQAAPSIARAIRLMNRLPEDRRPDVLIVGRGGGSVEDLWAFNEEVVARAIFASRIPVISAVGHETDVSIADLVADRRAATPSMAAEIAVPDRDDLEAMLIRTAQIMRQYLRQGLDRRRQRVHMLLHHYGLRRVPDRLARLQDELQRLEASLQQQVRQLLERRRQTLALLQSRLAAFDPQLPLRRGYVRVRCNGSLATRAHQLRPGDAVTLEFYDGRHDARIIS is encoded by the coding sequence ATGGAGTCGCTATTTGATTTTGCCTTTGAGCCGCGCATCTGGCGGGTCGGCGAACTGGCCGAGGCGCTCTGCGAGACGGTCGAATCGCTCTATGACGAACTGATCGTCGAAGGCGAACTCTCGAATTTTCGGCGGCACCGGCAGAGCGGCCACTGCTACTTTACGCTGCAGGATGGCGGGGCCCAGCTTCGCTGCGTCATGTGGGCCAGGCAGGTGCAGCGGTTGTACTTCCGGCCGGAAGACGGCCACCAGGTGCAGGTCCGGGGCCGCCTGACGTTCTACAAGCCCCGAGGTGAGCTGCAGTTGATTGCCACGTCGATGACGCTTGCCGGGGCCGGCGCCCGCCAGCAGGCCTTCGAGGCGCTCAAGCGCAGGCTGGAGGCCGAGGGGTTGTTCGATCCAGACCGCAAGCGTCCGCTCCCCCGCTTTCCCCGACGAATCGGCGTCGTCACTTCCGACAGCGGTGCCGCGTTGCAGGATATTCTCAGTATTCTGCGTCGCCGCTTTCCCGTCGTCGAGGTGCTGCACTGCCCGGTGCGCGTGCAGGGGTTGCAGGCGGCGCCGTCGATCGCCCGCGCCATCCGACTGATGAACCGGCTGCCGGAGGATCGCCGGCCGGACGTGCTCATTGTGGGACGCGGCGGCGGATCGGTGGAAGACCTGTGGGCCTTCAACGAGGAAGTCGTCGCCCGGGCGATTTTCGCCTCTCGCATCCCCGTCATCAGCGCCGTCGGGCACGAAACGGACGTGTCGATTGCGGACCTGGTGGCCGATCGGCGGGCGGCCACGCCGTCGATGGCGGCCGAGATCGCCGTACCGGATCGGGACGATCTGGAAGCCATGCTGATCCGCACCGCCCAGATCATGCGTCAGTACCTCCGGCAGGGCCTCGATCGGCGGCGCCAGCGTGTGCACATGCTGTTGCACCACTACGGCCTGCGCCGCGTCCCGGACCGGTTGGCCCGTCTGCAGGACGAGCTGCAACGGCTGGAAGCCTCGCTGCAGCAACAGGTCCGGCAACTTCTGGAACGGCGCCGGCAGACGCTGGCCCTGCTGCAGAGCCGCCTGGCCGCTTTCGATCCGCAACTTCCCCTGCGTCGCGGCTACGTGCGCGTGCGGTGCAACGGCAGCCTCGCCACCCGTGCGCATCAGCTCCGACCCGGCGACGCGGTCACGCTCGAATTCTATGATGGCCGGCACGACGCCCGCATCATCTCTTAA
- a CDS encoding low molecular weight protein-tyrosine-phosphatase, which translates to MSQTNHQPIRVLFVCLGNICRSPLAEGVFRKLVDEAGLSAHFEIDSAGTGPWHVGESADRRMQRTARRHGVDLSGHVARQLGREDLARYDHIYVMDRENLEDVLRLDRDGRFRHKVELFRTFDPEPGDGEVPDPYYGGERGFEEVYQIVERTARRLLEHLVSLYKLKETADLSR; encoded by the coding sequence ATGTCGCAGACCAATCATCAGCCAATCCGCGTTTTGTTCGTCTGTCTGGGCAACATCTGCCGGAGTCCGCTGGCCGAGGGCGTCTTTCGCAAGCTGGTGGACGAGGCCGGACTATCGGCCCATTTTGAGATCGACTCGGCCGGGACCGGTCCCTGGCACGTCGGAGAGTCGGCCGACCGGCGCATGCAGCGGACGGCCCGGCGCCACGGCGTGGATCTGAGCGGTCATGTGGCCCGCCAGCTCGGTCGGGAAGATCTGGCCCGCTACGACCACATCTACGTCATGGACCGGGAAAACCTGGAAGACGTGCTCCGACTGGATCGGGACGGGCGCTTCCGGCACAAGGTGGAGCTTTTCCGCACGTTCGATCCGGAGCCCGGCGACGGCGAAGTGCCCGATCCCTACTACGGCGGCGAGCGCGGCTTTGAGGAGGTCTATCAGATCGTGGAGCGCACGGCGCGCCGTCTGCTGGAGCACCTTGTTTCCCTCTACAAGCTGAAGGAAACGGCCGATCTGTCGCGATGA